A single window of Candidatus Chlorobium masyuteum DNA harbors:
- the lysS gene encoding lysine--tRNA ligase gives MSKENAQNPDNQHTPDQTPQLSLNDQMQRRLEERQHLLDAGINPYPCHFDVTSFSLDIIANFLEEAKEPVAVAGRIMTIRKMGKASFFHIQDSRGKIQIYLKKDEVGDTAYDTFKLLDIGDIVGVKGYTFKTRTGEISVHAESFELLSKSLRPIPVPKEKEVDGEKVVFDAFSDREQRYRQRYVDLIVNPEVRQTFVKRSAVVSFMRQFFSSQGWLEVETPILQPIYGGAAARPFTTHHNALDMELYLRIANELYLKRLIVGGFDGVFEFAKDFRNEGIDRFHNPEFTQVELYVAYKDYNWMMELVEELFYRTALEVNKSEVTLFLGNEISLKPPFKRLSIIDAIEEYSGKNIRGKSEVELRNVAKDLGLELDPKISSGKIIDEIFGEFVEPKLIQPTFITDYPTEMSPLAKEHRSQPGIVERFELIVGGKEVCNSFSELNDPVVQRERLESQAKLRQRGDEEAMIVDEDFLRALEYGMPPCAGLGIGIDRMVMLITGQDSIRDVIFFPHMKPE, from the coding sequence ATGAGCAAGGAAAACGCACAGAATCCGGATAACCAGCATACACCAGACCAGACGCCCCAGCTCTCACTGAACGACCAGATGCAGCGCCGGCTTGAAGAGCGGCAGCACCTTCTTGACGCCGGAATAAACCCCTACCCATGCCATTTCGATGTCACCAGCTTCTCCCTGGATATTATTGCAAACTTCCTCGAAGAGGCCAAAGAGCCGGTTGCCGTTGCAGGCAGAATCATGACCATCAGAAAGATGGGCAAGGCATCGTTCTTCCATATCCAGGATTCAAGGGGAAAAATCCAGATCTACCTGAAAAAGGATGAAGTGGGTGACACGGCCTACGACACCTTCAAACTGCTTGATATCGGTGATATTGTAGGCGTCAAAGGCTATACCTTCAAAACGAGAACCGGAGAGATCTCGGTTCATGCCGAATCATTTGAACTGCTCAGTAAATCGCTACGCCCCATTCCTGTTCCGAAGGAGAAGGAGGTTGATGGCGAGAAGGTGGTTTTTGACGCATTCAGCGACCGCGAGCAGCGCTACCGTCAGCGCTATGTTGATCTGATTGTCAACCCTGAAGTCCGACAGACCTTTGTCAAGCGGAGTGCCGTTGTATCTTTCATGCGGCAGTTCTTCTCGTCACAAGGGTGGCTTGAAGTTGAAACCCCTATTTTGCAGCCGATATACGGAGGGGCCGCTGCCCGTCCCTTCACGACACACCACAATGCGCTCGACATGGAACTCTACCTGCGCATAGCCAACGAACTCTATCTCAAACGGCTCATTGTCGGAGGGTTTGACGGGGTCTTCGAATTTGCCAAGGATTTCCGCAATGAGGGTATCGACCGCTTCCACAACCCCGAGTTCACCCAGGTCGAGCTCTACGTAGCCTACAAGGATTACAACTGGATGATGGAGCTTGTCGAGGAGCTCTTCTACCGCACTGCGCTTGAGGTCAACAAGAGCGAGGTCACGCTCTTTCTCGGCAACGAAATCAGCCTGAAACCGCCGTTCAAACGTCTGAGCATTATCGACGCCATCGAAGAGTACAGCGGCAAGAATATCAGAGGGAAGTCCGAGGTGGAGCTTCGAAATGTCGCCAAGGATCTCGGACTTGAACTCGATCCCAAAATCAGCAGCGGCAAGATTATCGACGAGATATTCGGCGAGTTTGTAGAACCAAAGCTTATTCAGCCGACCTTTATCACCGACTATCCCACCGAGATGTCTCCCCTTGCCAAGGAGCACCGTTCACAGCCGGGAATTGTTGAGCGCTTTGAATTGATTGTCGGCGGAAAAGAGGTGTGTAACTCCTTTTCAGAGCTGAACGATCCGGTTGTTCAGCGTGAACGGCTTGAATCTCAGGCAAAACTCCGCCAGCGCGGAGATGAAGAGGCCATGATTGTTGATGAGGACTTCCTTCGAGCCCTTGAGTACGGCATGCCGCCATGCGCAGGCCTCGGAATCGGCATCGACCGCATGGTTATGCTCATTACCGGCCAGGACTCCATAAGGGACGTCATCTTCTTCCCCCACATGAAGCCGGAGTAA
- a CDS encoding alpha-E domain-containing protein — protein sequence MLSRVAESLFWMSRYFERAENTARFLDVNFNLLLDLNNITHTENPNYWIALILVTSDRERFNDLYKEYNAHTVTDYLVFNKNNPNSITSCIGLARENARSIIESISSEMWEQVNNLYHYLQSVTPQFVHNDPYSFYKEIKNASHLFQGITDNTFSHNEGWDFIQIAKYLERTDNIARLIDVKYHMLLPELHSSLEESEDSTDIVAGSVDIIQWMAVLKSCSALEAFRKVYLSKIDPDNILRFLILDRSFPRSINFSVTAAEDALWRISGSSRHRYVNNADRLIGKMEAELSYTSIEDIYSKGLHLYLADLEQRLVKIGEQVHLTYFAYHTPEIEPQDADEALPFTGVAGGRANWSQAQQQQQQQQQ from the coding sequence ATGTTAAGCCGTGTTGCCGAATCGCTCTTCTGGATGAGCCGCTATTTTGAGAGGGCGGAAAATACCGCAAGGTTTCTCGACGTCAATTTCAATCTGCTGCTCGACCTCAACAACATCACGCATACCGAGAATCCGAACTACTGGATAGCGCTCATTCTTGTCACCAGCGACAGGGAGCGTTTCAATGATCTCTATAAGGAGTATAACGCCCATACCGTTACCGACTACCTGGTGTTCAACAAAAACAATCCGAACTCCATCACCTCCTGTATCGGGCTGGCAAGAGAGAATGCACGCAGCATCATCGAGAGTATTTCAAGCGAAATGTGGGAGCAGGTCAACAACCTCTACCACTATCTTCAGAGTGTCACGCCGCAGTTCGTGCATAACGACCCCTACAGCTTCTACAAGGAGATCAAAAATGCATCCCATCTCTTTCAGGGCATTACCGACAACACCTTCTCGCACAACGAAGGGTGGGACTTCATCCAGATTGCCAAATACCTTGAACGAACCGACAACATTGCCCGCCTGATCGATGTAAAATATCACATGCTGTTGCCGGAACTGCACAGTTCGCTGGAGGAGAGTGAAGATTCAACCGATATTGTAGCCGGCTCGGTGGATATCATCCAGTGGATGGCGGTACTGAAAAGCTGCAGTGCCCTTGAAGCATTTCGAAAGGTCTATCTCTCAAAGATCGATCCCGACAACATCCTGCGTTTTCTGATTCTTGACCGCAGCTTCCCGCGCAGTATAAACTTTTCGGTAACTGCCGCTGAAGATGCACTCTGGCGGATATCGGGCAGCTCCCGGCATCGCTATGTCAACAATGCCGACCGGCTTATCGGCAAAATGGAGGCCGAACTGAGCTACACCTCCATCGAGGATATCTACTCAAAAGGACTGCATCTCTATCTTGCCGATCTTGAACAGCGGCTTGTGAAAATTGGAGAACAGGTGCACCTGACCTATTTTGCCTATCATACACCGGAAATCGAACCGCAGGATGCCGATGAAGCGCTTCCCTTTACCGGAGTGGCTGGCGGACGAGCCAACTGGAGCCAGGCTCAACAGCAGCAGCAGCAGCAGCAGCAATAA
- a CDS encoding transglutaminase family protein — translation MILKVEHATLFEYDTPIYETATEVRLHPSNNHAAPQRCASFKLQVDPPATIFEYTDFYGNCVNHFNLLQSHKRVKIVATSVVETGIGNTSAADDEDIYLMDFSCESRYVHFDPAVRDFTTCFATNSDSAQLAESICRHINESFIYEPGVTDVHSTSAVVMALGRGVCQDFAHIMLATCRYLGVPARYVSGYLFGGSTPDGRDEASHAWCEVYCGREKGWIGMDPTHSTLFVDERYIKIGSGRDYGDVPPVRGTFKGNATEKLSVAVKVSSMDEKS, via the coding sequence ATGATTTTAAAAGTTGAACACGCGACCCTGTTTGAGTATGATACCCCGATCTATGAAACAGCAACAGAGGTAAGGCTCCACCCGAGCAACAACCACGCCGCGCCTCAGCGATGTGCAAGCTTCAAGCTTCAGGTTGATCCCCCTGCCACTATTTTCGAATACACCGATTTCTACGGTAACTGCGTCAACCACTTCAACCTCCTTCAGAGTCACAAACGGGTAAAAATTGTAGCGACATCCGTTGTGGAAACCGGTATTGGAAACACCTCTGCCGCCGATGATGAAGATATCTACCTGATGGATTTTTCCTGCGAAAGCCGTTATGTCCATTTTGACCCTGCCGTCCGCGATTTTACTACCTGTTTTGCCACGAATTCAGACAGTGCCCAGCTTGCTGAATCGATCTGCCGCCACATCAACGAATCCTTCATCTATGAGCCCGGAGTAACCGACGTGCACAGCACCAGTGCGGTCGTTATGGCTCTCGGGCGCGGGGTCTGCCAGGACTTTGCCCACATCATGCTTGCCACCTGCCGCTACCTCGGCGTTCCTGCCCGCTACGTCAGCGGCTACCTCTTCGGAGGCAGCACCCCCGACGGACGCGATGAGGCCAGCCATGCATGGTGCGAAGTCTACTGCGGGAGGGAAAAAGGGTGGATCGGCATGGATCCGACTCACAGCACGCTCTTTGTCGATGAGCGCTATATCAAAATCGGCTCAGGCCGTGACTATGGCGACGTTCCCCCGGTACGCGGAACCTTCAAGGGCAATGCCACCGAAAAGCTCAGCGTTGCAGTCAAGGTCTCTTCAATGGACGAGAAAAGCTGA
- a CDS encoding NAD-dependent epimerase produces MKILVTGAAGFIGFHVCKQLLERGEEVTGIDNMNDYYDVSLKEARLSMLLPYAGFRFVRMDIADRTAMEELFRSGEFEKVVNLAAQAGVRYSLINPHAYIESNIVGFTNILEGCRHNGVKHLVYASSSSVYGANETMPFSVHDNVDHPLSLYAASKKANELMAHTYSHLYNLPTTGLRFFTVYGPWGRPDMALFLFTDAIVNNKPIKVFNYGKHRRDFTFVDDITEGIIRTLDHTAEPNPEWSGLKPDPGTSRAPWRVYNIGNSNPVDLMDYIKAIEDQLGKTAEKEYLPLQPGDVPDTYADVDQLMQDVHYKPETTVQEGIKRFVAWYREYYKVKL; encoded by the coding sequence ATGAAAATACTGGTAACCGGTGCTGCCGGGTTTATAGGTTTTCACGTCTGCAAGCAGCTGCTTGAAAGGGGTGAAGAGGTAACGGGCATTGACAACATGAACGATTACTATGATGTTTCACTCAAGGAGGCAAGGCTGTCGATGCTGCTTCCCTATGCTGGGTTCCGCTTTGTAAGGATGGATATCGCTGACCGCACCGCGATGGAAGAGCTTTTCCGGTCGGGCGAATTTGAAAAGGTGGTCAACCTTGCCGCACAGGCCGGTGTGCGCTACTCCCTGATCAACCCCCATGCCTATATCGAGAGCAACATTGTGGGGTTTACCAATATTCTTGAAGGGTGCCGTCATAACGGGGTGAAGCATCTTGTCTACGCATCCTCAAGTTCGGTCTACGGTGCCAACGAGACCATGCCCTTTTCGGTACATGACAATGTCGATCATCCGCTCTCGCTCTATGCAGCCAGCAAAAAGGCCAACGAGCTGATGGCCCACACCTACAGCCATCTCTACAATCTACCGACAACCGGACTCCGTTTCTTTACCGTTTACGGCCCCTGGGGCAGACCGGATATGGCACTCTTTCTTTTTACCGATGCCATAGTCAACAACAAACCCATCAAGGTTTTCAACTACGGCAAGCACCGTCGCGACTTTACCTTTGTCGATGATATTACCGAAGGGATTATCAGGACGCTCGATCACACTGCCGAGCCCAATCCCGAGTGGTCGGGTCTGAAGCCTGATCCCGGAACGAGCAGGGCTCCCTGGAGGGTTTACAATATCGGCAACAGCAATCCGGTCGATCTGATGGACTACATCAAGGCGATTGAAGATCAGCTTGGCAAAACCGCCGAAAAGGAGTATCTGCCGCTTCAGCCCGGCGATGTGCCCGACACCTATGCCGATGTTGATCAGTTGATGCAGGATGTTCACTACAAGCCCGAAACAACCGTTCAGGAGGGAATAAAGCGGTTTGTGGCGTGGTACCGGGAGTACTACAAGGTGAAGCTGTAA
- a CDS encoding circularly permuted type 2 ATP-grasp protein, translated as MTRFFESYEADPARFFDEVISKEGIPRQHYDKLLHRFGQFSLDDIKARRQIVNIFFRNQGITFTVYGVEEGIERIFPFDLIPRVVPANEWQTIEKGLIQRITALNAFLHDIYHGQKILKDKVIPAELVLGSKHFRREFVGVNPPLGIYIHVTGSDIIRDGEGNYLVLEDNLRTPSGVSYMLQNRQAMKRAFPVLFEKYKIRPIENYPQELLRTLQEISPVRRNEPNVVVLTPGIYNSAYFEHSFLARQMGVELTEGKDLVVNNNKVYTRTTRGLERVDVIYRRVDDDYLDPLVFRPDSKLGVAGLINAYRKGNVALANAIGAGVADDKVIYSFTPDIIKYYLGEDPILQIVPTWLPSKPAHLKYILENLDTLVVKAANESGGYGMLIGPESTVAEQEKFAEMIVANPRNYIAQPTISLSRHPSFFNDSEIFGCHIDLRPYVLYGKTVTIVPGGLTRVALKRGSLVVNSSQGGGSKDTWVVDE; from the coding sequence ATGACCCGCTTTTTTGAGAGCTACGAAGCAGATCCCGCCCGGTTTTTTGATGAGGTGATTTCAAAAGAGGGAATCCCCCGGCAGCACTATGACAAACTGCTTCACCGTTTTGGCCAGTTTTCACTGGATGACATCAAGGCCCGTCGGCAGATAGTCAACATCTTCTTTCGAAACCAGGGCATTACCTTCACCGTCTACGGCGTGGAGGAGGGCATAGAACGGATTTTCCCTTTCGACCTTATCCCGAGAGTGGTACCGGCAAACGAGTGGCAGACTATTGAAAAAGGGCTGATACAGCGGATCACAGCGCTCAACGCCTTTTTGCACGATATCTATCATGGCCAGAAAATTCTCAAGGACAAGGTGATTCCCGCGGAACTGGTTCTCGGCAGCAAGCACTTCCGGCGCGAGTTTGTCGGCGTCAATCCCCCGCTCGGCATCTACATTCATGTCACCGGAAGCGATATTATCCGTGACGGTGAGGGCAACTATCTGGTACTTGAAGACAACCTGCGCACCCCGAGCGGCGTATCCTACATGCTGCAGAACCGCCAGGCGATGAAGCGGGCATTCCCGGTACTCTTTGAAAAATACAAGATCCGGCCGATCGAAAACTACCCGCAAGAGCTGCTGCGAACCCTGCAGGAGATCAGCCCCGTGCGAAGAAACGAACCCAATGTGGTGGTGCTTACCCCCGGAATCTACAACTCCGCATACTTCGAACACAGCTTCCTTGCCCGCCAGATGGGTGTTGAACTGACCGAGGGGAAGGATCTTGTTGTCAATAACAACAAGGTCTATACCAGAACCACCCGGGGCCTTGAGCGTGTCGATGTCATCTATCGCCGCGTGGACGATGACTATCTCGATCCTCTGGTCTTCCGGCCCGACTCCAAGCTCGGCGTTGCCGGTCTCATCAACGCCTACCGTAAAGGGAATGTTGCACTCGCCAATGCCATCGGCGCAGGTGTTGCTGACGACAAGGTGATCTACAGCTTTACACCCGATATCATCAAATACTATCTCGGTGAGGATCCCATACTGCAGATAGTACCGACATGGCTGCCGAGCAAACCGGCCCATCTCAAATACATTCTCGAAAACCTCGATACGCTGGTCGTGAAAGCGGCCAATGAATCAGGCGGATACGGCATGCTGATCGGGCCGGAATCAACCGTTGCCGAGCAGGAGAAGTTTGCCGAGATGATTGTTGCCAATCCGCGCAACTATATTGCTCAGCCGACCATTTCACTCTCGCGCCATCCGAGCTTTTTTAATGACAGCGAGATCTTCGGATGTCATATCGACCTTCGCCCCTATGTATTGTACGGCAAAACGGTTACCATAGTCCCCGGCGGCCTGACAAGGGTAGCGCTCAAGCGCGGATCGCTGGTGGTAAACTCCTCTCAGGGCGGCGGAAGCAAGGATACCTGGGTTGTAGACGAATAA
- the pal gene encoding peptidoglycan-associated lipoprotein Pal, which yields MKTVSPLFKTLIIPAMLLLGACGSEKEVAVAPPPPPPPAVVPVLGDVFFDFDKSDIRTDAVDQLKTNAQWLQANPSQKVVVEGHCDNRGTAEYNLALGERRAAAARDFVVNLGTDAARVKTVSYGEERPFAQGNTEEAWAQNRRAHFVGE from the coding sequence ATGAAAACAGTCAGCCCTTTATTCAAAACTCTGATAATTCCGGCAATGCTTTTGCTTGGAGCCTGCGGCAGTGAAAAGGAAGTTGCGGTTGCACCTCCTCCTCCCCCTCCGCCGGCAGTTGTTCCTGTTCTCGGTGATGTATTTTTTGATTTTGATAAATCAGATATTCGCACCGATGCGGTTGATCAGCTCAAGACCAATGCTCAGTGGTTACAGGCAAATCCCTCCCAAAAAGTGGTTGTTGAAGGCCATTGCGACAACAGGGGTACTGCCGAGTATAACCTTGCGCTTGGCGAACGCCGTGCAGCTGCAGCCAGAGATTTCGTTGTTAATCTTGGCACCGATGCCGCCCGTGTTAAGACGGTCAGCTATGGCGAGGAGAGACCATTTGCACAGGGAAACACCGAAGAGGCCTGGGCTCAGAACAGACGCGCTCACTTCGTTGGTGAATAA
- the arsN2 gene encoding arsenic resistance N-acetyltransferase ArsN2: MNNDNPVNMIEGSTPSERIIYSPATPDDLPMVQALLKENSLPFEDVGEHMDHFILAKENGLLIASAGVELLGTDGLLRSVCVSRKCRNRGIAGELCRRMEATAYSAGVKQLYLLTTTAEEYFGRKGYRVCSRESLPPGVQGTAEFRSLCPSSAVCMVRDLDGASG, from the coding sequence ATGAATAATGATAATCCGGTTAACATGATTGAGGGCTCAACACCGTCGGAACGCATCATCTACTCTCCGGCTACTCCGGATGATCTGCCGATGGTGCAGGCTCTCCTCAAGGAAAACAGCCTTCCTTTTGAGGATGTTGGGGAGCACATGGATCATTTTATACTGGCCAAAGAGAACGGATTGCTGATTGCGTCGGCGGGGGTTGAACTGCTCGGAACTGATGGATTATTGCGCTCGGTTTGCGTTAGTCGGAAATGCCGGAACCGGGGTATTGCCGGTGAACTGTGCAGGCGTATGGAGGCCACTGCATACAGCGCAGGAGTGAAACAACTCTACCTCCTCACTACAACGGCAGAAGAGTATTTTGGGCGCAAGGGATACCGGGTTTGTTCACGAGAGAGTCTGCCTCCGGGAGTGCAGGGTACAGCCGAGTTCCGCTCGCTCTGTCCTTCATCCGCGGTCTGTATGGTGCGGGATCTTGATGGAGCTTCAGGATAA
- the ybeY gene encoding rRNA maturation RNase YbeY, which translates to MTLQIHNTTRREVPEQLLSDAVLLVLETEEFTVDSVVGVYCGNKMIQRINREFLGHDYPTDTVTFRYSKDREVDGEFYISLDVVRENAARFDADFLQELLRVTIHSALHLIGYDDQSPEERAGMQEKEAFYLARLARN; encoded by the coding sequence ATGACATTACAGATTCATAATACCACCAGAAGGGAGGTTCCCGAGCAGCTGCTCAGCGATGCTGTACTTCTGGTTCTTGAAACCGAAGAGTTTACCGTTGACTCTGTTGTCGGTGTCTATTGCGGCAATAAAATGATCCAGCGTATCAACCGGGAGTTTCTCGGCCATGACTATCCTACTGATACGGTCACCTTCCGGTACAGCAAGGATCGTGAAGTTGATGGTGAGTTTTATATTTCACTTGATGTTGTGCGGGAAAACGCCGCCAGATTTGATGCCGATTTTCTCCAGGAGCTTCTTCGCGTAACCATTCATTCGGCCCTGCATCTCATCGGCTACGATGATCAGTCGCCGGAAGAGAGGGCAGGCATGCAGGAGAAAGAGGCTTTCTATCTCGCCCGTCTTGCCCGGAACTAA
- a CDS encoding tetratricopeptide repeat protein: MSGSVQFSTAILLFVLLLTGAEPAAGPLTAEEYYLSGKAKYHLKDYTGAIEDYNRAAELAPDVAKIFGSRGAAKRKLGDKQGAIEDAKQAARLGDRQAQRILRFFGYDW, translated from the coding sequence ATGTCAGGAAGTGTTCAATTCAGCACCGCCATCCTTCTGTTCGTGCTTCTTCTCACCGGAGCAGAACCCGCCGCCGGACCCCTGACCGCAGAAGAGTACTACCTGAGCGGCAAGGCAAAATATCACCTGAAAGACTATACCGGCGCCATTGAGGATTACAACAGGGCCGCAGAGCTGGCGCCGGACGTTGCCAAAATCTTCGGGAGCCGCGGCGCTGCAAAGCGCAAGCTCGGCGACAAACAGGGAGCCATCGAAGATGCAAAGCAGGCCGCCCGACTCGGTGACAGACAGGCTCAGAGAATCCTCCGTTTTTTCGGTTACGACTGGTAG
- a CDS encoding phytoene/squalene synthase family protein, protein MNYSYNGKTAIKDPEKRITLENAYQYCRQISQHHAKTFYLATLFLPKRQQNPIFAIYALLRTVDDLVDMAEEKLTNGQITKEEIQRLLEGWKSRLKACYAGESVNDPILMAWQDTLKSFPIPIEYPLDLMDGVAMDIVFKPFETFEELYVYCYKVASVVGLMTSEIFGYRDKQALQHAIELGIAMQLTNILRDIGEDVDRGRIYLPLEDLRRFNYSEEEFMKKTNNENFRNLIKFQIERARSYYRSSEKGIPMLEKHSRFAVGISSINYCNILNAIEKNGYDVFSKRAYRSFYQKIRTIPFVWYKTRIAS, encoded by the coding sequence ATGAACTACAGCTATAACGGAAAAACTGCCATCAAGGATCCTGAAAAGAGGATAACGCTTGAAAACGCTTATCAATACTGTCGGCAGATTTCACAGCATCACGCAAAAACATTCTACCTTGCAACCCTCTTTCTGCCAAAAAGGCAGCAGAACCCGATATTTGCAATCTACGCCCTCTTGCGCACGGTGGACGATCTGGTGGATATGGCCGAGGAGAAGCTGACAAACGGCCAGATTACCAAAGAGGAGATTCAGCGCCTGCTTGAAGGGTGGAAATCAAGACTTAAAGCCTGTTATGCCGGCGAGAGTGTAAATGACCCTATCCTGATGGCCTGGCAGGATACGCTCAAAAGTTTCCCGATTCCGATAGAGTACCCGCTCGACCTGATGGACGGCGTTGCCATGGATATTGTGTTCAAACCCTTCGAAACCTTTGAGGAGCTCTATGTCTACTGCTACAAGGTCGCCTCGGTTGTCGGGCTCATGACTTCCGAAATTTTCGGTTACCGCGACAAACAGGCACTGCAGCACGCCATTGAACTTGGTATAGCCATGCAGCTTACCAACATCCTGCGCGACATCGGGGAAGATGTTGACCGCGGAAGAATCTACCTCCCTCTTGAAGATCTCCGCCGCTTCAACTATTCAGAGGAGGAGTTCATGAAGAAAACCAATAATGAAAACTTCCGGAATCTCATAAAGTTTCAGATTGAGCGGGCAAGAAGCTACTATCGCTCTTCTGAAAAAGGGATTCCCATGCTTGAAAAGCATAGCCGCTTTGCCGTCGGTATCAGCAGCATTAATTACTGCAACATTTTAAATGCGATAGAAAAAAACGGATACGATGTCTTTTCAAAACGCGCCTATCGCTCTTTCTATCAGAAAATCCGCACCATTCCATTTGTCTGGTATAAAACCCGTATAGCCTCCTGA
- the hflX gene encoding GTPase HflX, giving the protein MNTLPSDNKREKAVLVGLCSQPETPRALVEEYLAELAFLADTAGADVIESYIQEKKIRDPAYCIGKGKVDELIPFVKEHEVDLVIFDDDLTPGQARNLERALECKVIDRTGLILQIFAIRAQSAQARMQVELAQLEYMLPRLSGAWTHLSKQKGGIGSKGPGETQIETDRRLVRNRISLLKKKLREVSLQHNTQTRGRQTVPRVALVGYTNAGKSTLMNILCPEAEAFAENRLFATLDTKTRRLELSINKLVLLSDTVGFIRKLPHHLVESFKSTLDEVLQADFLLHVIDISHPGFEDQMQVVRETLKELGVDHENFIEVFNKIDALEDQELLKSIRAKYPDAVFISAARGVNIPVLKEIIGKYVARDYKERKILTHVSNYKLIGYLYENTEVIEKRYLDEDVELTFRVHKNRIKHIDALVGASEPLHYDITDS; this is encoded by the coding sequence TTGAATACTCTTCCTTCTGATAATAAACGGGAAAAGGCTGTTCTTGTCGGTCTCTGTTCCCAGCCTGAAACACCCCGCGCTCTTGTAGAGGAGTATCTTGCTGAACTGGCTTTTCTTGCTGATACGGCCGGTGCCGATGTCATTGAATCGTACATACAGGAGAAAAAAATTCGCGATCCGGCCTACTGCATCGGAAAGGGGAAGGTTGATGAACTGATTCCGTTTGTCAAAGAGCATGAGGTCGATCTTGTGATTTTTGATGATGATCTTACACCCGGTCAGGCCAGAAACCTTGAGCGGGCGCTTGAGTGCAAGGTGATTGACCGTACAGGTCTGATCCTGCAGATTTTTGCCATAAGGGCGCAGTCTGCCCAGGCCAGGATGCAGGTTGAACTTGCCCAGCTTGAATATATGCTGCCCCGCCTCTCCGGAGCCTGGACCCATCTTTCAAAACAGAAGGGAGGTATCGGCAGCAAGGGGCCGGGTGAGACCCAGATCGAGACCGACCGCCGTCTGGTCCGTAACCGAATCTCCCTGCTGAAAAAAAAGCTTCGCGAGGTTTCGCTGCAGCATAATACCCAGACCAGAGGCCGTCAGACGGTGCCGAGGGTTGCACTTGTCGGCTACACCAATGCCGGCAAGTCCACCCTCATGAATATTCTCTGTCCTGAGGCAGAGGCTTTTGCCGAAAACCGTCTTTTCGCCACGCTCGATACCAAAACCCGAAGGCTGGAGCTGAGTATCAACAAGCTGGTTCTGCTCTCCGATACGGTCGGTTTTATCCGTAAACTGCCGCACCATCTTGTTGAAAGTTTCAAGTCAACGCTTGATGAGGTCCTTCAGGCCGATTTTCTGCTTCATGTGATTGATATCAGTCATCCCGGCTTTGAGGATCAGATGCAGGTGGTGCGCGAGACCCTCAAGGAGCTTGGCGTTGATCATGAAAACTTCATTGAGGTGTTCAACAAGATCGATGCGCTTGAAGATCAGGAGCTCCTGAAGTCAATACGGGCTAAATATCCTGACGCGGTCTTTATTTCCGCAGCAAGGGGTGTGAACATCCCTGTTCTCAAGGAGATTATCGGAAAGTATGTTGCCCGTGACTACAAGGAGCGGAAAATTCTGACGCATGTCTCCAACTACAAACTGATCGGTTATCTTTACGAGAATACCGAAGTGATTGAGAAGCGCTATCTTGATGAGGATGTTGAACTGACCTTCAGGGTGCATAAAAACAGGATCAAACATATCGATGCACTTGTCGGTGCATCAGAACCACTCCACTATGACATTACAGATTCATAA